The proteins below come from a single Aegilops tauschii subsp. strangulata cultivar AL8/78 chromosome 6, Aet v6.0, whole genome shotgun sequence genomic window:
- the LOC109771127 gene encoding RING-H2 finger protein ATL1-like, with protein sequence MDVEEGASNAPVFPVPRQQAPATTLLFPPPTTPPLAPYYYYSSSSSPATPSRLTHHVTLSLTSLPILVLTVLGILTTSALLLTYYVFVIRCCLTWHASSPNSGGPRRLIISLSRRRRSRSSAAYDHELPVVHGPAPDEGRGGLGEPAIRALPEFRYSKAAKNGADASECAVCLGEFQEGERVRLLPGCLHVFHAECIGTWLQGCANCPLCRAAITATIGKQAPLIDQPLRPEEVVIQVQVDLAGTGEEGTLTQQQEGGTAASKNSTRFDGDGSSSSTEAHCR encoded by the coding sequence ATGGATGTAGAGGAGGGAGCAAGCAACGCCCCCGTCTTCCCGGTGCCGCGGCAGCAGGCCCCGGCGACGACGCTGCTGTTCCCGCCACCAACGACGCCGCCGCTGGCAccctactactactactcgtcaTCGTCTTCTCCGGCGACGCCGTCCCGCCTGACGCACCACGTGACGCTGAGCCTCACGAGCCTGCCCATCCTGGTGCTCACCGTGCTCGGCATCCTCACCACCTCCGCGCTCCTACTCACCTACTACGTCTTCGTCATCCGCTGCTGCCTCACCTGGCACGCCTCCTCTCCCAACTCCGGCGGGCCCAGAAGGCTCATAATTTCTCTCTCCCGCCGTCGTCGCAGCCGCAGCAGCGCCGCCTACGACCATGAGCTTCCCGTGGTGCACGGGCCGGCTCCTGACGAGGGTCGTGGCGGGCTCGGGGAGCCGGCCATCCGGGCGCTGCCGGAGTTCAGATACAGCAAGGCCGCCAAGAACGGCGCCGACGCGAGCGAGTGCGCCGTGTGCCTCGGCGAGTTCCAGGAGGGGGAGAGGGTGAGGCTCCTGCCGGGCTGCCTCCATGTCTTCCACGCGGAGTGCATCGGCACTTGGCTCCAGGGCTGCGCCAACTGCCCGCTCTGCAGGGCAGCCATCACCGCCACCATCGGCAAACAAGCTCCATTGATTGATCAGCCCCTGAGACCAGAGGAGGTTGTCATCCAGGTGCAGGTCGACCTCGCCGGCACTGGAGAAGAAGGCACACTGACACAGCAACAAGAAGGCGGCACGGCGGCCTCGAAGAACAGCACCCGCTTCGATGGAgatggcagcagcagcagcactgAAGCACATTGTAGGTAG